In a genomic window of Infirmifilum sp. NZ:
- the sfsA gene encoding DNA/RNA nuclease SfsA, whose product MELLRLGKPEVCTIIRRLNRFVVEVEVGGEASLARITNTGRLLEYLVRGKTGYCLPNRGKTSHRLIAVEDVEGAALIDTDLQMRSFEEALGKGALRWAPCIIASRNPRVGASRLDYLLRCGEELKYVELKSAVLREDGYAMYPDCPTARGRRHIAELIKIAEAGGRAMIVFVAALPRVQAFKPYVQGDPELAVLLRKAAERGVEVRAFSVHYDPAESAVLLDREELEVAL is encoded by the coding sequence ATGGAGCTGTTAAGGCTAGGGAAACCCGAGGTTTGCACCATAATCCGCAGGCTCAACAGGTTCGTCGTAGAGGTCGAGGTCGGCGGGGAGGCCAGCCTGGCGCGTATAACCAACACGGGACGCCTTCTCGAGTACCTCGTACGGGGCAAAACCGGATACTGCCTCCCGAACAGGGGGAAGACTAGCCACCGCTTGATAGCCGTGGAGGACGTGGAGGGGGCGGCCTTGATCGACACAGACTTGCAGATGAGGAGCTTCGAGGAGGCTTTGGGGAAAGGTGCTCTCCGCTGGGCTCCCTGTATCATCGCTTCGAGGAACCCCCGCGTGGGGGCATCAAGGCTCGACTACCTTCTGAGGTGCGGGGAGGAGCTCAAGTACGTGGAGCTCAAGAGCGCAGTTTTAAGGGAGGACGGGTACGCGATGTACCCTGACTGCCCCACCGCGAGGGGGCGGAGGCACATCGCCGAGCTCATCAAGATAGCCGAGGCGGGTGGCAGGGCGATGATCGTCTTCGTCGCGGCCCTCCCCAGGGTGCAGGCCTTCAAGCCTTACGTCCAGGGGGACCCGGAGCTGGCCGTGCTCCTGAGAAAGGCCGCGGAGCGCGGCGTCGAGGTCAGGGCTTTCTCCGTTCACTACGACCCAGCCGAGTCCGCCGTGCTGCTGGATAGGGAGGAGCTGGAGGTAGCCCTCTAG
- a CDS encoding nucleotidyltransferase domain-containing protein yields MCSEHAEKLSWVRYHFNHLRRWREYAEKVARAVGDLAPGAKVFVIGSVARGTPTIYSDIDILVVLERVDTETKKRLLVDILERAIDLYQLPWDAPVELHIVSREEAERYFRDARRVIEIT; encoded by the coding sequence GTGTGCAGTGAGCATGCAGAGAAGTTGAGCTGGGTCAGGTACCACTTTAACCACTTGAGGAGGTGGAGGGAGTACGCCGAGAAGGTGGCGAGGGCTGTCGGGGACCTGGCTCCGGGAGCTAAAGTGTTTGTAATCGGGAGCGTTGCCAGGGGTACCCCGACCATATACAGCGACATTGACATCCTCGTAGTGTTGGAGAGGGTAGATACGGAGACGAAAAAGAGGCTTCTCGTCGACATCCTTGAGAGGGCGATCGACCTGTACCAGCTCCCGTGGGACGCGCCCGTGGAACTACACATAGTGAGCAGGGAAGAGGCCGAGAGGTACTTCAGGGATGCGAGGAGAGTTATCGAGATAACCTGA
- a CDS encoding nucleotidyltransferase domain-containing protein yields MLRLDYGSVLEALKSYAGRAVAKGALLVVLVGSLARGDYTAYSDSDVLVVLESSDKKPHERIPDFLDPTLPVDVDPFVYTLDEITRLAYEGSRIVQEAVERGSCWQAARTSLRG; encoded by the coding sequence TTGCTCAGGCTTGACTATGGGAGCGTGCTCGAGGCCTTAAAGAGCTACGCAGGGCGGGCGGTCGCTAAGGGAGCCCTGCTTGTGGTACTGGTGGGGTCCCTAGCGAGGGGCGACTACACGGCTTACTCAGACTCCGACGTGTTGGTGGTGCTGGAATCGTCCGATAAGAAGCCGCACGAGAGGATACCAGACTTCCTTGATCCAACTCTCCCAGTGGACGTTGACCCCTTTGTCTACACTCTCGACGAGATCACGAGGCTCGCCTACGAGGGAAGCCGCATAGTCCAGGAAGCTGTGGAGAGGGGGTCTTGCTGGCAGGCAGCGAGGACGTCTTTGCGCGGATAA
- a CDS encoding HEPN domain-containing protein, giving the protein MVSRSADWLRQALRDLEHAQRSLEAGDYEWACFAAQQAAEKAVKALYQSLGIEVRGLSVSRLLASLPREVSSPEELVDKAKELDRHYIPARYPNFHPEGAPMDYYSKSDAERAVRYAREIVEFCRSKIAQA; this is encoded by the coding sequence ATGGTGTCCCGGAGTGCCGACTGGCTTAGGCAGGCTCTAAGGGACCTGGAGCACGCTCAGAGATCTCTGGAGGCGGGGGATTACGAGTGGGCCTGCTTCGCCGCCCAGCAGGCCGCGGAGAAGGCGGTTAAAGCTCTCTACCAGAGCCTAGGTATTGAGGTACGGGGGCTTTCTGTGTCGCGCCTCCTGGCGAGCCTCCCCCGGGAGGTAAGCTCCCCGGAGGAGCTGGTGGATAAGGCGAAGGAGCTGGACCGTCACTACATACCTGCACGTTACCCTAACTTCCACCCAGAGGGTGCACCGATGGATTACTACTCTAAATCTGATGCGGAGAGGGCTGTCAGGTATGCCCGAGAAATCGTTGAGTTCTGCCGGAGTAAGATTGCTCAGGCTTGA
- the mobB gene encoding molybdopterin-guanine dinucleotide biosynthesis protein B, with protein sequence MKAVAVVGFKGTGKTTVAELLVRGLKARGFRVAALKHAHSGVTLYGDDSSRLFRAGADVSVALSEGEAVEYRRGKLSLWQYISSLRGYDFLVVEGFKSAFPGSRIVVASSVDEARQLTSPLVIAYTGRVAKQAAQADLPAPVIDAETEPERLVDLTVERSIEPLPALNCGFCKYGSCVALAEAIARGEATHRECTVLASRVKLLVDGKPVELNPFVQDVFRNVVLGLVTTLKGVEQNPKKIGLEITL encoded by the coding sequence ATGAAAGCCGTAGCGGTTGTGGGGTTCAAAGGCACGGGCAAAACGACTGTTGCAGAGCTCCTCGTCAGGGGGCTGAAGGCCAGGGGCTTCCGCGTAGCCGCGCTAAAGCACGCGCACAGCGGGGTAACCCTTTACGGCGACGACTCGAGCAGGCTTTTCAGGGCTGGGGCAGACGTCTCAGTTGCGCTCTCGGAGGGCGAGGCCGTGGAGTACAGGCGTGGGAAGCTCAGCCTCTGGCAGTACATCTCGTCGCTGAGGGGCTACGACTTCCTGGTAGTCGAGGGCTTCAAGTCTGCTTTCCCCGGCTCGAGGATCGTCGTCGCAAGTAGCGTCGATGAGGCCAGGCAGCTCACGAGCCCGCTGGTCATCGCGTACACGGGCAGAGTAGCCAAGCAGGCTGCGCAGGCTGATCTGCCGGCGCCCGTCATCGACGCGGAAACCGAGCCCGAGAGGCTCGTAGACCTCACAGTGGAGCGCTCCATCGAGCCGCTTCCAGCCCTGAACTGCGGCTTCTGCAAGTACGGCAGTTGCGTCGCGCTGGCGGAGGCCATCGCCCGGGGGGAGGCGACGCACAGGGAGTGCACCGTGCTGGCCAGCCGCGTGAAGCTCCTCGTAGACGGGAAGCCCGTCGAGCTCAACCCCTTCGTCCAGGACGTCTTCAGGAACGTGGTGCTGGGGCTCGTCACCACCCTCAAAGGAGTCGAGCAGAACCCCAAGAAGATTGGGCTGGAGATCACCCTGTAA
- a CDS encoding HesA/MoeB/ThiF family protein, producing MTLSEEELERYDRQIRVWGVEAQERLKQATVAVVGLGGLGSPVAMYLAAAGVGRLILVDPERVELSNLNRQILHWTRDVGRLKVESAAEKLRELNPRVQLEVLPRRIESLEDALEVARKADVVVDCLDNWRTRFLLNEACVRLGKPLVHAAVRGLYGQLTVVKPGEGPCLRCIFPTEPVEERPFPVAGPTAGVLGSLEAQEVLKLLTGYGEASVGKLVLVDGARMSFDVLKVQRRSDCPVCGSLG from the coding sequence ATGACGCTCTCAGAGGAGGAGCTGGAGAGGTATGACAGGCAGATAAGGGTGTGGGGTGTTGAGGCTCAGGAGAGGCTCAAACAGGCCACGGTGGCTGTCGTGGGTCTCGGCGGTCTAGGCTCGCCCGTCGCAATGTACCTTGCCGCAGCGGGCGTAGGCAGGCTCATACTCGTGGACCCCGAGAGGGTGGAGCTCAGCAATCTCAACAGGCAGATCCTGCACTGGACCCGCGACGTGGGCCGCCTGAAGGTCGAGAGCGCCGCAGAGAAGCTCAGGGAGCTGAACCCCCGCGTTCAGCTTGAGGTGCTCCCAAGGAGGATAGAGAGCCTAGAGGACGCGCTCGAGGTCGCTAGGAAAGCGGACGTGGTTGTAGACTGCCTCGACAACTGGAGGACTCGGTTCCTCCTGAACGAGGCGTGCGTGAGGCTCGGGAAGCCGCTGGTCCACGCCGCGGTGAGGGGGCTTTACGGCCAGCTCACGGTGGTGAAGCCGGGCGAGGGGCCCTGCCTGCGCTGCATCTTCCCAACAGAGCCCGTAGAGGAGAGGCCTTTCCCCGTGGCGGGCCCCACGGCAGGGGTCCTCGGCTCGCTCGAGGCCCAAGAGGTGCTCAAGCTGCTAACCGGGTACGGCGAGGCTTCTGTGGGAAAGCTCGTCCTGGTGGATGGGGCGCGGATGTCCTTCGACGTCTTGAAGGTTCAGAGGAGGAGTGACTGCCCCGTGTGCGGTAGCCTGGGCTAG
- a CDS encoding Sec-independent protein translocase subunit TatA/TatB: MLVPASQHIGAYSIGLGPTEIFLLVILAIILFAPRKLPELAKALRESADIIRREAGEGEEAGPETPAKPGGDDREKALREIAEKLQAEEKKKKKRRLF; this comes from the coding sequence ATGCTAGTTCCGGCCTCACAGCATATTGGCGCCTACTCTATAGGTCTTGGTCCGACAGAGATATTCCTTCTTGTGATTCTCGCCATCATACTGTTCGCCCCAAGGAAGCTCCCCGAGCTGGCTAAAGCCCTCAGGGAGTCGGCCGACATAATAAGGAGGGAGGCCGGCGAGGGCGAGGAAGCGGGCCCCGAGACCCCGGCGAAGCCCGGAGGGGACGACAGGGAGAAGGCTCTGAGGGAGATCGCGGAGAAGCTGCAGGCCGAGGAGAAGAAGAAAAAGAAGAGACGCCTCTTCTAG
- a CDS encoding MFS transporter produces MKGSKLYLMLAVLYSLYFLVYIHRTVTGVLKPELTQIAESNSFDVALLSSALASAYFYAYSAMQLPAGVLADALGVRRYVAISAGVMTAGALLFATANPYPMLAGRLLIGAGAAAVYVSIQRIIGVYAPRDKGGLLTGLALAVGNLGALFATLPARMLLDSLGFPAFFAALTVASGALSLVPLRTIGDEGLSSRGFLEGLKQTISQLKVVAASYHSIAVALAYTGTYSAVLAFQSYWAYEYMQRGFGLSKGEAAQALLLLALAFLATVPIVGYVSDSVLKKRKPILVASCFLHSAAWLAAVLLPATGSVPLLQLYMLMLGGIAATHIVISPMAREAYPSEFSGTTFAFVNMVGFLTVAVYQSLGAILNDPQPVLIVFSVASLISGILSIRAKETL; encoded by the coding sequence ATGAAGGGGAGTAAGCTCTACCTCATGCTCGCCGTGCTCTACTCCCTTTACTTCCTCGTGTACATCCACAGGACGGTAACCGGGGTTCTGAAGCCTGAGCTAACGCAGATAGCTGAGTCGAACAGCTTCGACGTCGCCCTGCTCTCCTCGGCGCTCGCCTCCGCATACTTCTACGCCTACTCCGCCATGCAGTTGCCTGCAGGGGTTTTAGCCGACGCCCTTGGGGTCAGGAGGTACGTCGCGATAAGCGCTGGCGTGATGACAGCGGGCGCTCTTCTCTTCGCCACGGCGAACCCCTACCCCATGCTCGCCGGCCGGCTCCTCATCGGAGCGGGCGCGGCGGCTGTCTACGTGTCGATCCAGAGGATCATCGGGGTGTACGCCCCCAGAGATAAGGGAGGCCTGCTCACGGGCCTCGCCCTAGCCGTCGGGAATCTAGGAGCACTGTTCGCGACTCTCCCGGCCAGGATGCTCCTCGACTCGCTCGGCTTCCCGGCCTTCTTCGCAGCGCTCACCGTGGCGTCCGGCGCTCTCTCGCTCGTACCGCTCCGCACGATCGGGGATGAAGGCCTCAGCAGCAGGGGTTTTCTCGAAGGCCTGAAGCAGACTATCTCCCAGCTCAAGGTGGTCGCGGCGTCATACCACTCCATAGCCGTGGCGCTCGCGTACACCGGAACGTACTCTGCAGTCCTGGCCTTCCAGTCCTACTGGGCCTACGAGTACATGCAGAGGGGCTTCGGGCTGTCAAAGGGGGAGGCGGCTCAGGCACTGCTCCTCTTAGCCTTAGCGTTCCTCGCAACGGTGCCGATCGTAGGGTACGTGAGCGACTCCGTCCTCAAGAAGAGGAAGCCAATCCTCGTAGCAAGCTGCTTCCTCCACAGCGCGGCGTGGCTCGCGGCTGTGCTACTACCAGCGACGGGCTCCGTCCCCCTCCTACAATTATACATGCTAATGCTGGGCGGCATCGCCGCCACGCACATAGTCATCTCGCCGATGGCGAGGGAAGCGTACCCCTCAGAGTTCTCCGGGACAACATTCGCCTTCGTCAACATGGTGGGCTTCCTAACCGTCGCCGTCTACCAGAGTCTAGGCGCCATCTTAAACGACCCCCAGCCTGTGCTCATTGTATTCAGCGTAGCCTCGCTAATATCCGGAATACTTTCGATCAGAGCGAAAGAAACTCTCTAA
- a CDS encoding dihydrolipoyl dehydrogenase: MVKHYDVIVFGTGSAMNIVSELINRGANLRFAVIENNMVGGICLTRGCIPSKLLLEVARNIRRIREAEKFGIKVSLQHADFTYTMERVWRRIYRESKEIEHSLKRHPLIDLYQTDGVFVGDYTVDVGGREIEGEKILLSTGSKPAIPKVPGIDSVDFYTNDNFFRDLRELPKRTVVVGTGYVGLELGFFLAMMGSQVTVLGRRPRILPGEEPEVSELLQRDLSRYMDIRTSHEVVEFRKNGERKIVVAENKVTGDNVEFEADAILIASGRASYSDVTRPEKTGVKTDEKGWIVVDEYLRTTKEDIWAFGDATGKLMYKHKANYESVIVYYNAFLGEEVKADYHAVPHAVFTEPEVASVGMREEEAREKYDILVGYATYDETAKGEAMMVSDYFVKVILDKDTRRILGAHIVGPEASILIQEIVNLMYTDDQTAEPIYRGMHIHPALSEVVERAFFHLHEPEEWHRHEH; encoded by the coding sequence ATGGTGAAGCACTACGACGTGATAGTATTCGGAACAGGATCCGCGATGAACATTGTCTCAGAGCTGATAAACAGGGGCGCGAACCTGCGCTTCGCGGTCATCGAGAACAACATGGTCGGGGGGATCTGCCTGACGAGGGGGTGCATCCCCTCAAAGCTCCTGCTGGAGGTAGCGAGGAACATCAGGAGGATAAGAGAGGCCGAGAAGTTCGGGATAAAGGTCAGCCTCCAGCACGCCGACTTCACCTACACCATGGAGAGGGTGTGGAGGAGGATATACCGGGAAAGCAAGGAGATAGAGCACTCGCTGAAACGCCACCCGCTCATCGACCTTTACCAGACAGACGGGGTTTTCGTGGGGGACTACACCGTCGACGTCGGCGGGCGGGAGATCGAGGGGGAGAAGATCCTCCTTTCCACAGGCTCTAAGCCAGCCATCCCGAAGGTCCCGGGCATAGATTCGGTAGACTTCTACACGAACGACAACTTCTTCCGCGACCTGAGAGAGCTACCCAAGAGAACGGTCGTGGTGGGCACGGGGTACGTCGGCCTGGAGCTGGGCTTCTTCCTGGCGATGATGGGTAGCCAGGTAACGGTTCTCGGCAGGAGGCCCCGCATCCTCCCCGGCGAAGAGCCCGAGGTGTCGGAGCTCCTCCAAAGGGACCTCTCAAGGTACATGGACATAAGGACAAGCCACGAGGTGGTTGAGTTCAGGAAAAACGGTGAGAGGAAGATAGTCGTGGCAGAGAACAAGGTCACGGGGGACAACGTCGAGTTCGAGGCAGACGCTATCCTCATAGCGTCCGGGCGGGCCTCCTACAGCGACGTCACTCGGCCTGAGAAAACCGGGGTTAAGACAGACGAGAAGGGCTGGATCGTCGTCGACGAGTACCTGAGGACCACGAAGGAGGACATATGGGCGTTCGGCGACGCTACCGGGAAGCTTATGTACAAGCACAAGGCTAACTACGAGAGCGTCATCGTCTATTACAACGCGTTCCTCGGCGAGGAGGTCAAAGCAGACTACCACGCGGTCCCCCACGCGGTGTTCACCGAGCCTGAGGTCGCGAGCGTCGGGATGAGGGAGGAGGAGGCTAGGGAGAAGTACGACATCCTCGTGGGCTACGCCACTTACGACGAGACGGCTAAGGGGGAGGCGATGATGGTGAGCGACTACTTCGTGAAGGTCATCCTCGACAAGGACACCCGCAGGATCCTCGGGGCCCACATCGTCGGCCCGGAGGCTTCGATACTGATCCAGGAGATCGTCAACCTGATGTATACCGATGATCAGACAGCTGAGCCGATCTACAGGGGTATGCACATACACCCCGCCCTCTCCGAGGTCGTCGAACGAGCCTTCTTCCACCTACACGAGCCAGAGGAGTGGCACAGGCACGAGCACTGA
- the sppA gene encoding signal peptide peptidase SppA has product MSQQTVPGKLKRRLPLLLIIAVVVAGVALSLYYSTAPQLTLTPHVAKIVITGTLDYSASSILGATTGVEDYISLIRQAESDPTVRAVILVFDSPGGTVSASYDLYTAVKELARKKVVVSYARGTMASGAYMAACPSTRIYASPSALVGSVGVYTSVLTAEGLLDKLGVKVYTIKSGELKDIGSPYRSMSPEELRVMQEIIDEYFELFKSIVLENRGNVSNEVFTGRPYSPQQALKAGLIDGVTTLEEALNKTKELAGLPPDAPVVELTPPKPGLLTLLFGGSSSRLPLSVPSIVYLAMWPPPQYIVLP; this is encoded by the coding sequence ATGTCTCAGCAAACGGTTCCAGGTAAGCTCAAGAGAAGGCTCCCGCTGCTCCTGATAATCGCCGTCGTGGTTGCGGGGGTAGCGCTTTCACTGTACTACTCCACAGCGCCGCAGCTCACCCTCACCCCCCACGTAGCGAAGATCGTTATAACGGGGACACTCGACTACTCCGCCTCCTCGATCCTAGGGGCTACGACGGGGGTTGAGGACTACATAAGCCTGATCAGGCAGGCCGAGAGCGACCCCACGGTCAGGGCTGTAATCCTGGTCTTCGACAGCCCAGGGGGCACGGTTTCGGCATCGTACGACCTCTACACAGCCGTGAAGGAGCTTGCAAGAAAGAAGGTCGTCGTTTCCTACGCTAGGGGAACCATGGCCAGCGGGGCGTACATGGCCGCCTGCCCCTCCACCAGGATATACGCCAGCCCCTCGGCCCTCGTGGGCTCAGTCGGCGTGTACACCTCGGTTCTGACCGCTGAAGGCCTCCTGGACAAGCTCGGGGTTAAAGTATACACGATTAAGTCGGGTGAGCTGAAGGACATCGGCTCGCCCTACAGGAGCATGAGCCCCGAGGAGCTGAGGGTGATGCAGGAGATAATAGACGAGTACTTCGAGCTCTTCAAGAGCATAGTGCTCGAGAACAGGGGGAACGTGAGCAACGAGGTGTTCACCGGCAGGCCTTACAGCCCCCAGCAGGCTTTAAAAGCCGGGCTCATCGACGGCGTTACCACGCTCGAAGAGGCTTTAAACAAGACGAAGGAGCTCGCCGGCCTACCGCCTGACGCACCAGTAGTGGAGCTAACGCCCCCCAAGCCGGGGTTGCTCACCCTGCTGTTCGGGGGGTCGAGCTCGAGGCTCCCACTCAGTGTGCCGAGCATAGTCTACTTAGCGATGTGGCCTCCGCCACAGTACATCGTCCTACCGTAG
- a CDS encoding glycosyltransferase: MNPAYTLFLIFILPLYLVLIYYLVIAVKAYRSPRRPAASGSEGCRGRSLEVVIPIKNEPISVVEKALRRNMRAFASASCVSRVVVLSDDDAEYVDRLKREIGGNGLVEVVRRENPKGGRTGALDSFFSASRSSYVLILDADAVVDHSTLEALCREIGGEDAYVIPWRGYAYEKTRVAEAMAFFTNLGTALLYKLRWRAGFFIFPLGSGTAYRRSTVLEVGGWGDSVIQDDIFMGVKLATTGHRTALLENGEVKVLVPSRLHALRKQQSRWAYGTSEVLAGSIRRLAAAKLPWSTKLEMVAYMMHPLHTLPTFTAFLLAPAITLAQPVGVSLRAQLLLVASLVAPLVLLSTIYGYLMYRLVPEIYEGGFKQYMVNLGRFAAILTVLSPHLSVSAVKGLLRTGYRWEVTPKGEKEKQLPREKTPYLIVVWALIGTILSLIARNFYTFAISASYLIAAAYSLLRLEL, translated from the coding sequence ATGAATCCCGCGTACACCCTCTTCTTGATTTTCATCCTCCCCCTCTACCTGGTCCTAATCTACTACCTTGTAATAGCCGTCAAGGCGTACAGATCCCCCCGAAGGCCAGCCGCGTCGGGGAGTGAAGGTTGCCGTGGGCGCTCGCTGGAGGTTGTCATTCCCATAAAGAACGAGCCGATCAGCGTCGTCGAAAAAGCTCTCAGGAGAAACATGAGGGCTTTCGCCTCGGCCAGTTGCGTCAGCAGGGTCGTGGTTCTCTCAGACGACGACGCTGAGTACGTAGACCGTCTAAAAAGGGAGATCGGCGGCAACGGCCTCGTGGAGGTGGTGAGGAGGGAGAACCCGAAAGGGGGCAGGACGGGGGCTCTCGACAGCTTCTTCTCAGCGTCCCGGTCGAGCTACGTTCTGATTCTCGACGCCGACGCGGTCGTGGACCACTCGACGCTGGAGGCCCTCTGCAGAGAGATCGGCGGAGAGGACGCCTACGTCATCCCGTGGAGGGGCTACGCGTACGAGAAGACCAGGGTGGCGGAGGCGATGGCATTCTTCACAAACCTCGGCACAGCGCTGCTTTACAAGCTTAGGTGGAGGGCAGGCTTCTTCATCTTCCCCCTCGGCTCGGGGACAGCATACCGCCGATCCACCGTTCTCGAAGTGGGCGGGTGGGGGGACAGTGTAATCCAGGACGATATATTCATGGGTGTCAAGCTGGCCACTACGGGTCACCGCACGGCTCTGCTGGAGAACGGTGAGGTGAAGGTCCTCGTGCCCTCCCGCCTTCACGCCCTCCGCAAGCAACAGTCAAGGTGGGCATACGGCACGAGCGAGGTTCTAGCTGGTAGCATCAGGAGGCTTGCCGCGGCGAAGCTGCCGTGGAGCACGAAGCTAGAGATGGTGGCATACATGATGCACCCACTGCACACGCTGCCGACGTTCACCGCCTTCCTGCTCGCGCCTGCGATCACCCTTGCACAGCCGGTAGGCGTCTCCCTGAGGGCCCAGCTCCTGCTCGTAGCGTCCCTGGTGGCCCCTCTAGTCCTTCTCAGCACGATATACGGGTACCTCATGTACCGGCTGGTCCCCGAGATCTACGAGGGCGGTTTCAAGCAGTACATGGTGAACTTGGGGAGGTTCGCCGCAATCCTCACCGTGCTCTCCCCTCACTTGTCCGTAAGCGCCGTTAAAGGACTCCTGAGGACCGGCTACAGATGGGAGGTCACGCCGAAGGGAGAAAAAGAGAAGCAACTGCCAAGGGAAAAAACCCCCTACCTCATCGTCGTCTGGGCGCTCATTGGAACCATCCTGTCGCTCATTGCAAGAAACTTTTACACCTTCGCCATCTCAGCATCCTACCTAATCGCTGCCGCCTACAGCTTGCTAAGGCTGGAGCTTTGA
- a CDS encoding UTP--glucose-1-phosphate uridylyltransferase, with the protein MTGIRKGVLLAAGLGTRLVPYSKEMPKEMLPLFEGADGKVFLKPVIQMIFEQLYDAGLREFCFVVGRGKRAIEDHFTPDWGFVDYLEESGKEEYAAMLREFYSKVESSFITWVNQPKPKGTGHAVLMARTFVGDDYFVAAAADNVFLGENVALSLVSLFEKLGAPLLAVKRVSDPRRYGVVVGRSVGEKLYEVEGIVEKPSKPVSYLANTSLYVFPPEIFKAIDETKPSPRGEVEITDSIQILLHRGVKFYAYESAADWVDVGTWETFFKAILLSLRHSGGYNLVSDFLNAVRNGSV; encoded by the coding sequence TTGACGGGCATCAGGAAGGGGGTGTTGCTCGCCGCGGGCCTGGGAACGAGGCTCGTGCCGTACAGCAAGGAGATGCCGAAGGAGATGCTGCCGCTCTTCGAGGGAGCTGATGGCAAGGTGTTCCTCAAGCCGGTGATACAGATGATCTTCGAGCAGCTGTACGACGCCGGGCTCCGGGAGTTCTGCTTCGTCGTCGGAAGGGGTAAAAGGGCGATCGAAGACCACTTCACCCCCGACTGGGGGTTCGTAGACTACCTGGAGGAGAGTGGGAAGGAGGAGTACGCCGCGATGTTGCGCGAGTTCTACAGCAAGGTGGAGTCCTCTTTCATAACCTGGGTCAACCAGCCCAAGCCGAAGGGCACGGGGCACGCGGTGCTGATGGCGAGGACCTTCGTGGGCGATGACTACTTCGTAGCGGCGGCGGCAGACAACGTCTTCCTGGGCGAGAACGTGGCCCTCAGCCTGGTCTCGCTCTTCGAGAAGCTCGGAGCCCCCCTCCTCGCCGTGAAGCGCGTCAGCGACCCCAGAAGGTACGGGGTCGTGGTGGGCAGGAGCGTCGGGGAAAAGCTCTACGAGGTTGAGGGGATCGTCGAGAAGCCCTCGAAGCCCGTCTCATACCTCGCCAACACGAGCCTCTACGTCTTCCCCCCGGAGATATTCAAAGCCATCGACGAGACAAAGCCGAGCCCGCGGGGGGAGGTCGAGATCACCGACTCGATACAGATACTGCTGCATAGGGGTGTGAAGTTCTACGCGTACGAGTCGGCGGCCGACTGGGTCGACGTGGGAACGTGGGAGACCTTCTTCAAGGCGATACTGCTCTCGCTGAGGCACAGCGGGGGCTACAACCTCGTCTCGGACTTCCTGAACGCCGTGAGGAACGGGTCAGTGTAA